In the genome of Massilia sp. UMI-21, the window TCGACCTTTTCGATGACGGCGCCCAGCCGGCCGAGCCGGGCGATGCTGTCGACCCAGCGCACGAAGAACGCGATCACCACGACCAGGGTCGACAAGGTCAGGATGAACAAGGTGAAGCGCCCGGCCTTGTCGAAATAATCGTTGGTCGTTGCGCTCAGCGCCACGATGGCGAAAATGAAGGCGCCGACGAAGATCGAGAGCGCGTTCTGGGACACGTCGTCCGCCACCACCAGCGGGAAGGCGCGCGCGGTCGCCGATTGCCCGGTCGAGGCATAGGCCGACACCATCGAGGCGACCGCGAAGGTGGCCACCCCCAGCATGCTGGCGGCAATGATCTTGAGCAGGTCGATGATCGAGCCCTGCGCAATTTCGGGCACCTTCCATTCGATGGTGACGGCGTCGGCCACGTGGGCCAGCATCACGCCGGCGATCGACAGGAGGCAGGCGAGCAGGGGCTTGACCCACAGGCGCTCGCGCAGGCGGTTCAACAGGAACTGAAGCTTTTCTAGCATGGCGGCAATCAGGCTGGATGGAGGATACATGCATACGCGCTTGTCGCACGATGGAGCCCAGCCTAGGCGAATCCGCGGCGCCGGTCGGTTCGCTCGGGAACACAGCGTGGACAATCGGGCGGAAGATATGCATCGAATCGCCCCCCGGATGGATTGACCGCATGCCGCCGAGCATGCGATATTGCTTTTCTTGCCATTATCATGAAAGCCCGTTGCATGCGCCTTCACCCGACCAAGCTTCTCTCCGCCCACGTCCTCGCCCTCGGCCTGGCCCTGGCCGCCACCGGATGCGCCCAGCTTCCCGCCGGCGTGCGCAGCATTTCGCCCGAGGCCTTGCGCGGCCACGTTTCCTTCCTCGCCTCCGACGCGCTCGAAGGACGCGGCACGCCTTCGCGCGGGCAGGATGTGGCGGTCGAATACATCGCGGCCCAGTTCCGTAGCGCCGGCCTGGAACCGGCCGGCGACGATGCCTATTTTCAGACCGCGCACTGGCAATACGCCGAACGCAAGCCCGAGGACGTGGTCATGAACGTGTCCGCAGGCGGCGCTACCCTTGCGGTGCCGGCCGGCGGCGTGACCGGCCACTTCCTCGATCCGGTCAAGCTCGCGGCGACGCCGGCGGTCTTCATGCCCTGGAAGGACGCCCTGGAAAACAGCGAAGCCGCCAACGGCAAGGTATTGGTGGTGCCGGCCGCGCCGGTGCCGGGCGCGGCCCGCCAGCTGCAGGAAAAAATCACCGGCAAGCCGGCCCTGATCATCATGATCGACCGCGAGCGGCGCCATGCGTCGGGCACCGGCGGCTGGCTGATCGACCCGGAACAGCCGCCAGCCAAGGGCGCCGTGCCGGTCCTGGTGCTGCATGCCGCCGACGTGGCCGCGGCGCTGGAGAAGGGCGGCGCCACCGTGACGGCGCGGGTGGCCGCGCCAGGCATCCGCCCGGTCAAGCTGCGCAACGTGGCCGGTGTGCTGCGCGGCGCGGATCCGGCCTTGAAGGATTCCTACGTCCTGGTGACGGCGCACCACGATCACGTCGGCATCCGCAACGGCGAGATCTACAACGGCGCCAACGACGATGCCAGCGGCGTCGGCTCGCTCATCGAGATCGCCCATGCGCTGGCCGCCCGCAAGGAGCGCCCGCGCCGCAGCATCGTGTTCGTGACCCTGTTCGGCGAGGAACTCGGCATGCTCGGCTCGAAATACTATGCGCGCCACCCGCTGTTCCCGCTGAAGGACACCGTGGCCAACATCAACCTGGAACAGACCGGGCGCACCGACGACAGCGAGGGCCGTCAGCTGAATTCGATCGCGATGACCGGCTTCGATTTCTCGAACCTGGGCGAGATGCTCAAGCCGTCCGCCGGCCAGACCGGAATCCGCCTGTGGAAGCATGCGTCCTTCAGCGACCTGTTCTTCTCGCGCGCCGACAACCAGTCGCTGGCCGACGTCGGCGTGCCGGCCCACACGCTGTCGGTGGCCTACGGCTTCCCGGATTACCACGGCAAGGACGACACCTGGGACAAGCTCGACTACGACAACATGGCGCGCGTGACGCGCATGCTGGCCCAGGGTGTGGCCGACGTCGCGAATGCGCGCGAGCGTCCGGTCTGGACCAGCGCGCCGAAGGCGGCGGGCTACGCCGCCAAGGGGCGCGCGCTCGGGTCCGGCACGCCGGCCGCGCAGTGAGCGCAGCGGCAGCGCCGTAAAACAAAAGGACGCCGAAGCGTCCTTTTGTTTATTGCAGCGCGAGGCTTAGTTACCGCAGCCCAGCGAAGCGATGCGGTCGCGTGCGGCCTTGGCCTGCACCAGGCCGAAACCGTACTTGGTGTCGCGGCCGGCAGTGCCCAGGTCGAGCGCGCTCTTGGTGAGCGAGGCACGCATCTGCGCAGCGCTACAGGTCGGGAAGTAGCTCCACACCAGGGCCGCCACGGCCGACACGTGCGGAGTCGCCATCGAGGTGCCGTCGAAGTAGGCGTAGTTGCTGGCCTTGATGCCGACGGTAGCGCTCTGGCCCAGCTGGTTCTTCATCGCCGCGCCCTCGATGTCGGTCGCGGTCACCGACGGGATGGTGGTCACGGTGGTGCCCAGCGTGCCGCCGAAGCTGCCTGCCGCGTTGTTGTACACCACGGCGCCGACGCCGCCGCTGTTCTGGCAGTTCGAGACCTTGGTGGCGAAGTCCACGGTGCCGCGCTGGATCAGGCAGACCTTGCCGGAGACGGCGCTGTTGACCGTGTCGCCGATGCCGAAGTCGGCCAGCGGCGCGGTGGCGGTCTTGACCGGCGAGCCTTCCATCGCACCGGGGGCATAGGTGCTGCCGCCGACCGTCAGGACCGCTTCCTGGCCCGACGCCATCGGCACGGTGGACAGGACGCTGACGCCCGGACCGGCCAGCTCGACCTGGCTGTTGTACTGCGAGAAGCTGGCCCACTGCTTGTTCTCGTCCACGGCGCCGACCATCACCACGCTGCTGTAGCCGGCCGGGTAGGAGACCACGGTGTTGCCGTCGTTGCCGGCGGCGGCGACGTTCAGGACGCCTTTCGCGTACAGGCTGTCGAAGGCGCGCTGCTCGGTCTTGCTCGAACGGCCACCGCCGAGCGACATGCTGATCACGTTGGCGCCGGCGGCGCCGCACTTGTTGGCGGCCGAGGCCAGGGTCGACGAATACGCCCAGCCACTCGCGCCGAACACCTTCACGATGTGCAGCTTGAGCTGCTTGTTGGCGTTGACGCCGACCACGCCGGTGCCGCTGTTGTTGATGGCGGCGATGGTGCCGGCCACGTGGGTGCCGTGGTGGTTCTCGTCGGTGTACCACCAGCCGGTGCCGGCGTCGTATTCACCGGTGGCCGGGTTGCTCGACAGGTCTTCGTGGTTGCGGTCATAGCCCGAGTCGATGATGCAGACCTTGCGGTTGGCAGCAAGCGAGTCCGACAGCTGGTCGGCCTGCACCTGCTTGATGCCGTACGGGACCAGCTGGCCCGACGCATACGGGCTGCCGGTCGACGGGCTGGTCAGGGCAAACGGCTTGCGAATGACGTCTTCTTCGATGTACTCGACGTTGGGATTGTTCTCCAGGCCCTTCAGCGCGACTGCCGGCACCTCGATGGCCATGGCGTTCATGCCGAAGATGTCGTGCTTGACCGAACCCTTGGCTGCGGCAACGGCCGACTTCATCTTGGCCGCGGCGCCCGGCTTGAAGGCGACGATGATGCGGGTGGTGTCGGGAGCTGCCGCCTGCACGTTGCCGAGCACGCCGGCAGCGACCAGGGCCGCCAGGCAAACACGAAGGGAACTTGCGCGAGTATTTTTGTCTACCATTAATATTCTCCGTTTGAAAACATATTGTGTCGCCGGGACTCTGTTGGTTCCGTGCGCTGGTTATTTCCGCATACATACATCCGCGGTGAAATTAGTCTATGCCAAAAGTCATACCTCATGCACATGAAATTCAACTGTGCGTAGGAAAGACTTGACATGGAATAAACGGTGTAAAAATTGAAGTGCCAAACAGCGATTGGCGTGTTATCGTTTTTCCCAAACATCTAAAGCATTTTTAGCCCACAACGGCTGCGCTCGCAGCGCCCGCCGCACGTCTCCGCGGTCCTTGTTATCATTTCAAACTTTACGGCGTTGCAATTCGGCGGCGTCCTACGCTCGTTTAGGAAGGGAAACATGAAAACCAAGGCTGCAGTTGCATGGAAGGCGGGCCATCCGCTCACGATCGAAGAAGTCGAACTCGAAGGCCCGAAGGCCGGCGAGGTACTCGTCGAAGTCAAGGCGACCGGCATCTGCCACACCGATTACTACACGCTGTCGGGTGCCGACCCGGAAGGCCTGTTCCCGGCCATCCTCGGCC includes:
- a CDS encoding S8 family serine peptidase — its product is MVDKNTRASSLRVCLAALVAAGVLGNVQAAAPDTTRIIVAFKPGAAAKMKSAVAAAKGSVKHDIFGMNAMAIEVPAVALKGLENNPNVEYIEEDVIRKPFALTSPSTGSPYASGQLVPYGIKQVQADQLSDSLAANRKVCIIDSGYDRNHEDLSSNPATGEYDAGTGWWYTDENHHGTHVAGTIAAINNSGTGVVGVNANKQLKLHIVKVFGASGWAYSSTLASAANKCGAAGANVISMSLGGGRSSKTEQRAFDSLYAKGVLNVAAAGNDGNTVVSYPAGYSSVVMVGAVDENKQWASFSQYNSQVELAGPGVSVLSTVPMASGQEAVLTVGGSTYAPGAMEGSPVKTATAPLADFGIGDTVNSAVSGKVCLIQRGTVDFATKVSNCQNSGGVGAVVYNNAAGSFGGTLGTTVTTIPSVTATDIEGAAMKNQLGQSATVGIKASNYAYFDGTSMATPHVSAVAALVWSYFPTCSAAQMRASLTKSALDLGTAGRDTKYGFGLVQAKAARDRIASLGCGN
- a CDS encoding M20/M25/M40 family metallo-hydrolase: MRLHPTKLLSAHVLALGLALAATGCAQLPAGVRSISPEALRGHVSFLASDALEGRGTPSRGQDVAVEYIAAQFRSAGLEPAGDDAYFQTAHWQYAERKPEDVVMNVSAGGATLAVPAGGVTGHFLDPVKLAATPAVFMPWKDALENSEAANGKVLVVPAAPVPGAARQLQEKITGKPALIIMIDRERRHASGTGGWLIDPEQPPAKGAVPVLVLHAADVAAALEKGGATVTARVAAPGIRPVKLRNVAGVLRGADPALKDSYVLVTAHHDHVGIRNGEIYNGANDDASGVGSLIEIAHALAARKERPRRSIVFVTLFGEELGMLGSKYYARHPLFPLKDTVANINLEQTGRTDDSEGRQLNSIAMTGFDFSNLGEMLKPSAGQTGIRLWKHASFSDLFFSRADNQSLADVGVPAHTLSVAYGFPDYHGKDDTWDKLDYDNMARVTRMLAQGVADVANARERPVWTSAPKAAGYAAKGRALGSGTPAAQ